A part of Paenibacillus donghaensis genomic DNA contains:
- the zwf gene encoding glucose-6-phosphate dehydrogenase: MEATTFVLFGATGDLARRKIYPALYNLFLDHKLNHSFSVIGLGRRELGDEAFQAMVERSIRDFSRREVNDSASVRGFLKAFRYNVLDVGHTEDYLKLLQRVEQQEKRAGGSPNRMFYLSVGPEFFETIALNIKGSGLGSAKGWKRLVIEKPFGHDLQSAQELNLKLSEAFSEDEIFRIDHYLGKPMVQELDVFQQTNPVLHALWNNRYIANVQITAGETVGVEERAGYYDHVGALRDMFQNHMLQLLMMLAIRLPKDSSADEVRFKKKEVMEALEPLEETDIPFKVIRGQYTAGAIKGKQVPGYLSEPGIPAGSMNDTFIAARLQIDDPFWKGVPFYIRTGKRMKEKSTRIVIEFKEPLKQNSSAAEDDIPNLLVFEISPNEGITLQLKARDPQHKGKFKAMHIDFHTRSIEVPEAYENLIYDALHGDPSFFAHWNEVELSWKWVQPILNAFDKNAVPLHPYAAGTFGPIESDQLLAKDGNHWWLDSAIEEVNDLSLPDASNF; this comes from the coding sequence ATGGAGGCAACCACATTTGTTTTATTTGGAGCGACAGGAGATTTGGCCCGGAGAAAAATCTACCCTGCGCTGTATAATCTGTTTCTCGACCACAAGCTGAACCATTCATTCTCTGTGATTGGTCTTGGCAGAAGAGAATTGGGTGACGAAGCCTTTCAGGCTATGGTGGAGCGGTCCATCCGGGACTTTTCCCGGCGGGAAGTGAATGATTCAGCGTCCGTGCGCGGCTTCCTGAAGGCCTTCCGATATAATGTGCTGGACGTAGGGCATACAGAGGATTATCTCAAGCTGCTGCAGCGGGTTGAGCAGCAGGAGAAAAGAGCGGGTGGTTCCCCGAACCGGATGTTCTATTTATCCGTCGGACCTGAGTTTTTTGAGACGATTGCCTTGAACATTAAGGGAAGCGGGCTGGGTTCCGCGAAGGGCTGGAAACGCCTGGTGATTGAGAAGCCCTTCGGACATGATCTGCAGTCTGCGCAGGAGCTGAATCTGAAGCTGAGCGAAGCTTTTAGCGAGGATGAAATTTTCCGGATCGACCATTACCTGGGCAAACCGATGGTGCAGGAGCTGGATGTATTCCAGCAGACGAATCCGGTGCTTCATGCACTCTGGAACAACCGCTACATTGCCAACGTGCAGATTACTGCGGGGGAAACGGTGGGCGTGGAAGAAAGAGCGGGCTATTACGATCATGTTGGTGCACTGAGAGACATGTTCCAGAATCATATGCTGCAGCTGCTGATGATGCTCGCGATCCGCTTGCCGAAAGACAGCTCCGCAGACGAGGTGCGCTTCAAGAAGAAAGAGGTGATGGAGGCCCTGGAGCCGTTGGAAGAAACGGATATCCCGTTTAAAGTGATCCGTGGGCAGTACACTGCAGGCGCCATCAAGGGCAAGCAGGTCCCAGGCTATCTCTCCGAACCGGGAATTCCGGCAGGATCGATGAACGATACATTTATTGCGGCCAGATTGCAGATCGATGATCCATTCTGGAAGGGCGTGCCGTTCTATATCCGAACCGGGAAGAGAATGAAAGAGAAATCAACACGTATTGTGATTGAATTCAAAGAGCCGCTCAAGCAGAACTCGTCAGCCGCCGAGGATGATATCCCCAATCTTCTGGTGTTCGAGATCAGCCCGAACGAGGGCATTACTCTACAGCTCAAGGCAAGAGATCCCCAGCACAAAGGGAAGTTCAAGGCAATGCATATTGACTTCCATACCAGATCTATTGAGGTCCCGGAGGCTTATGAGAACCTGATTTATGATGCTTTGCACGGAGATCCGTCATTCTTTGCGCATTGGAATGAAGTGGAGCTGTCCTGGAAATGGGTGCAGCCGATCCTGAATGCTTTTGACAAGAATGCGGTTCCTCTTCATCCCTACGCTGCGGGTACGTTCGGACCTATTGAATCAGATCAGCTGCTGGCGAAGGATGGAAATCACTGGTGGCTCGACTCTGCCATTGAAGAAGTAAACGATCTTTCTCTCCCTGATGCTTCAAATTTTTAA
- a CDS encoding AraC family transcriptional regulator, protein MRAFHENRTYGSAFPFTAFVSPNIDFLAHWHNDLEIIYVLEGSIRMGINSETRVLQAGDLAVCSSGDIHYYDSKDNKSKLIFVIFNPSLIGFPAGWPLNMRLTSPFRENRPSTPEDEVIDSRLSAIMQELLQEHVQKLPHHEQLMIGLLHELCALILRNMPLDIVNPHKDKRRITNMKIMQEVLEYLDVNYMHPITLADAARHANMSLFYFSRFFKSISGMSYIAYLNSIRVNQAERLLLNTDKSILDIALECGFSNIRTFNRVFKQVKLRTPSELR, encoded by the coding sequence ATGAGAGCTTTTCACGAGAACAGAACGTATGGATCAGCTTTTCCCTTCACTGCATTTGTGAGTCCAAATATAGATTTTCTGGCCCACTGGCATAACGATCTGGAGATTATCTATGTACTGGAGGGTTCGATCCGGATGGGGATCAACTCGGAAACACGGGTATTGCAGGCAGGCGATCTGGCCGTATGCAGCAGCGGAGATATTCACTACTATGACAGCAAGGACAACAAATCCAAGCTTATCTTTGTTATCTTTAACCCTTCGCTGATCGGGTTTCCTGCAGGCTGGCCCTTGAATATGCGGCTCACTTCCCCTTTTAGGGAGAACCGTCCATCCACACCGGAAGATGAGGTCATTGACAGCCGCCTGTCCGCGATCATGCAGGAACTGCTGCAGGAACATGTTCAGAAGCTTCCGCATCATGAACAGCTTATGATCGGCTTGCTGCACGAGCTGTGCGCATTGATTCTACGGAATATGCCTCTGGACATAGTCAATCCTCATAAGGATAAGCGGCGCATTACGAATATGAAGATCATGCAGGAGGTCCTTGAATACCTCGACGTCAATTACATGCATCCCATCACACTTGCCGATGCAGCACGTCACGCCAACATGAGCCTGTTCTATTTCTCCCGTTTCTTCAAAAGCATCTCGGGCATGAGTTACATCGCGTACCTCAATAGTATCCGGGTCAATCAAGCAGAACGTCTGCTGCTGAATACCGACAAAAGCATTCTGGATATCGCGCTGGAATGCGGTTTCTCCAATATCCGTACCTTCAACCGTGTATTTAAACAGGTCAAGCTGCGGACACCGAGCGAACTGCGTTAG
- the glpK gene encoding glycerol kinase GlpK, translated as MDHNQKYILAIDQSTSGTKALLVNSEGAVIARSGMAHKQHFPQPGWVEHDPLEIYDNVIKAARSVLEQTGIHPAELAALTLTNQRETALIWDKTTGLPVYNAIVWQCQRTADLCAGLKQAGHESTIRAKTGLMLDPYFSAAKWGWIIRHAKGAAELLAEGKLLAGTMDSWLIWKLTGGSTHATDYTNASRTSLFNIHTLEWDEELAQIFSVPSSLLPEVKPSDAIFGYTADSSLFEERVPISGVIGDSQGALYGHLCFKPGSAKATFGTGTSVLMNVGDHPIDGGDGLVTAIAWGAGGKVTYALEAIIRTTGDSIKWMQDNLGLFSTFEEMQELVESVPANDGVYLVPAFVGMGAPYWDPYARAAITGMNRGTTKAHIVRAALESIAYQVRDAVEFIEQQSGIQLLGLRTDGGASSNVWLMQFQADILGKVVARSTCAELSAMGSVYLGGLGAGLWSDPEQIAAQLTLYETYEPKLDDATRHNYYSGWQRAVQSVVQRI; from the coding sequence ATGGACCACAATCAGAAATATATATTGGCCATTGACCAGAGCACTTCAGGCACCAAAGCACTCCTGGTAAACTCTGAAGGAGCAGTCATCGCCCGCAGCGGAATGGCGCATAAACAGCACTTCCCCCAGCCTGGCTGGGTAGAGCATGATCCGCTCGAAATTTATGATAATGTCATAAAGGCGGCCCGCAGCGTGCTGGAGCAAACCGGCATCCACCCGGCGGAGCTGGCTGCCCTGACCCTTACCAACCAGCGGGAAACTGCGTTAATATGGGATAAGACCACCGGCTTGCCGGTATATAATGCCATCGTCTGGCAATGCCAGCGTACTGCGGACCTATGCGCCGGGCTGAAGCAAGCGGGTCACGAAAGCACCATCCGCGCCAAAACGGGACTTATGCTCGACCCTTATTTCTCCGCCGCCAAATGGGGCTGGATCATTAGGCATGCCAAAGGAGCTGCAGAGCTGCTGGCCGAAGGGAAGCTGCTCGCAGGAACCATGGACAGCTGGCTGATCTGGAAGCTGACCGGCGGCAGCACACATGCTACCGACTATACGAACGCCAGCCGCACCTCGCTGTTCAATATCCACACCTTGGAATGGGACGAAGAGCTTGCCCAGATTTTCTCCGTACCTTCATCCTTACTTCCCGAGGTTAAGCCGTCCGATGCCATATTCGGATATACGGCGGACAGCAGCCTTTTTGAGGAAAGGGTGCCAATCTCAGGCGTGATCGGAGATTCCCAGGGTGCGTTGTACGGCCATCTCTGCTTTAAGCCCGGAAGCGCCAAGGCCACCTTTGGTACCGGCACCTCTGTGTTGATGAATGTAGGCGACCACCCGATCGATGGCGGTGACGGTCTTGTAACTGCAATCGCCTGGGGGGCGGGGGGAAAGGTGACGTATGCGCTTGAAGCCATCATCCGGACAACAGGTGATAGCATCAAATGGATGCAGGATAATTTAGGGCTTTTCTCTACCTTTGAGGAAATGCAGGAATTGGTCGAAAGTGTTCCCGCGAACGACGGCGTTTATCTTGTACCCGCTTTTGTCGGAATGGGTGCACCCTATTGGGACCCTTACGCCCGGGCGGCCATTACCGGCATGAACCGCGGAACTACTAAAGCCCATATTGTCCGCGCTGCCCTGGAGAGCATTGCCTACCAAGTCAGGGACGCGGTAGAATTCATTGAACAGCAGTCCGGCATTCAGCTGCTCGGTCTGCGTACCGACGGCGGAGCCTCCTCCAATGTCTGGCTCATGCAGTTTCAAGCCGATATCCTGGGCAAGGTGGTAGCCCGGTCCACCTGCGCTGAACTGTCGGCCATGGGCTCGGTATATCTCGGCGGACTCGGCGCAGGTCTATGGTCCGACCCGGAGCAGATCGCAGCCCAACTGACACTGTATGAGACGTACGAACCTAAGCTAGATGACGCCACCCGGCACAATTATTACTCTGGCTGGCAGCGAGCTGTCCAGTCCGTGGTGCAGCGGATTTAA
- a CDS encoding ThuA domain-containing protein, with translation MAKKALIVKGGWDGHEPNEVAAIFAGILEAEGFEVEVSDTLDSFNNAEALKELSLIVPVWTMGEIAGEQVASVLAAVASGVGIAGCHGGMCDSFRNNTEWQFLTGSQWVAHPFNDGVDYEVNIVRSGSSPIVEGIQDFMVKSEQYYLHVDPAVDVLATTTFVLSEGEHSANGVITMPVVYTKRWGKGKVFYNSLGHHADVFDIPEAKELMRKGFLWAAN, from the coding sequence ATGGCGAAGAAAGCATTGATTGTAAAAGGCGGATGGGATGGTCATGAACCGAATGAGGTTGCAGCGATTTTTGCCGGCATTCTGGAGGCTGAAGGGTTCGAGGTTGAGGTATCGGATACGCTGGACAGCTTCAATAACGCCGAAGCGCTTAAGGAATTAAGTCTGATTGTGCCGGTGTGGACAATGGGTGAAATCGCGGGTGAACAGGTGGCGTCGGTTCTTGCGGCTGTGGCTTCCGGGGTAGGCATTGCCGGTTGTCATGGCGGGATGTGCGACTCCTTCCGTAATAATACAGAATGGCAATTTTTGACCGGATCACAGTGGGTGGCACATCCCTTCAATGATGGGGTGGATTATGAGGTGAATATCGTGAGATCCGGCTCCAGCCCGATTGTGGAAGGCATCCAGGATTTCATGGTGAAGTCAGAACAGTATTATCTGCATGTAGATCCAGCGGTAGACGTATTGGCTACAACTACTTTTGTGCTGAGCGAAGGTGAGCATTCGGCGAACGGTGTCATCACCATGCCAGTGGTCTACACGAAGAGATGGGGCAAGGGCAAGGTATTCTATAATTCTCTTGGACATCATGCGGATGTTTTTGATATTCCGGAAGCCAAGGAACTGATGCGTAAAGGCTTTTTGTGGGCTGCCAACTAA
- the gndA gene encoding NADP-dependent phosphogluconate dehydrogenase yields MGKQQIGVVGLAVMGKNLALNMESKGFSVALYNRSREKTDELIKEAEGKNFTGAYSIEEFVQSLELPRKIMIMVKAGKPTDDTIQQLVPHLSPGDILIDGGNAFFPDTQRRNKELQAQGFRFIGAGVSGGEEGALKGPAIMPGGQKDAYELVEPILTAISAKVDGDPCSTYIGEDGAGHYVKMVHNGIEYGDMQLIGEAYQLLKDVLGLGTTELHEIFSEWNRGELSSYLIEITADIFAKVDRDTGKPMVDVILDSAGQKGTGKWTSQNALDLGVPLSIITESVFARFISAMKEERVAASQVLKGPATKAYEGDAKEFIEAVRKALYASKIASYAQGFAQMRVASDEYNWNLNYGSIAMIFRGGCIIRAGFLQNIKDAYDRDPELKNLFLDEYFSSVVHSYQDAWRDVVAIAVKRGIPVPAFASGLAYYDSYRSERLPANLLQAQRDYFGAHTFERVDQPGSFHFQWMNSNE; encoded by the coding sequence ATGGGTAAACAGCAGATTGGTGTGGTCGGCTTAGCCGTCATGGGTAAGAATCTGGCCTTGAATATGGAGAGCAAAGGGTTCTCGGTGGCCCTGTACAACCGTTCCCGGGAGAAAACCGATGAACTGATTAAAGAAGCGGAGGGCAAAAATTTCACGGGTGCCTACAGCATTGAAGAGTTCGTCCAGTCTCTGGAGCTTCCGCGCAAAATCATGATTATGGTCAAGGCTGGCAAGCCGACAGATGATACGATTCAGCAGCTGGTGCCGCATTTGTCGCCAGGGGATATCCTGATTGACGGCGGGAACGCCTTTTTCCCGGATACGCAAAGACGGAACAAAGAGCTGCAGGCTCAAGGCTTCCGCTTCATCGGCGCTGGGGTATCGGGCGGTGAAGAGGGGGCGCTGAAGGGACCGGCCATTATGCCAGGCGGACAAAAGGATGCCTACGAGCTGGTGGAGCCGATCCTGACAGCCATTTCGGCCAAAGTGGACGGCGATCCGTGCTCCACTTACATCGGAGAAGATGGTGCCGGACACTATGTCAAAATGGTCCATAACGGCATCGAATACGGCGATATGCAGCTTATTGGCGAAGCGTATCAGCTGCTGAAGGATGTGCTGGGTCTTGGCACCACTGAACTGCATGAGATTTTCTCGGAATGGAACCGCGGCGAGCTAAGCAGCTATCTCATTGAGATTACAGCCGACATCTTCGCCAAGGTAGACCGGGATACCGGCAAGCCGATGGTCGATGTGATCCTGGATTCCGCCGGACAAAAGGGAACCGGCAAGTGGACTAGTCAAAATGCACTCGATCTGGGCGTTCCGTTATCCATCATTACCGAATCGGTCTTTGCACGATTTATCTCGGCCATGAAGGAAGAGCGCGTGGCTGCAAGCCAAGTCCTGAAGGGGCCCGCAACCAAAGCCTACGAAGGAGATGCCAAGGAATTCATCGAGGCGGTCCGCAAAGCGCTCTATGCCAGCAAAATCGCCTCCTACGCCCAGGGCTTTGCCCAGATGAGAGTGGCTTCGGACGAATATAACTGGAACCTGAACTACGGCAGCATTGCGATGATCTTCCGCGGTGGATGCATTATCCGCGCAGGCTTCCTGCAGAATATCAAGGATGCGTATGACCGCGACCCTGAGCTCAAAAACCTGTTCCTCGACGAGTATTTCAGCAGCGTCGTTCATAGCTACCAGGATGCTTGGAGAGATGTAGTAGCAATCGCTGTGAAACGTGGCATTCCGGTTCCGGCCTTTGCTTCCGGACTGGCCTACTATGACAGCTACCGTTCCGAACGGCTTCCGGCCAACCTGCTGCAGGCGCAAAGAGACTACTTTGGAGCCCATACCTTTGAACGGGTGGATCAACCGGGAAGCTTCCATTTTCAATGGATGAACAGCAACGAATAA
- a CDS encoding alkaline phosphatase family protein produces the protein MWIKESRILPSILLLILIIGCQNPKPKEQDLMRIKSANKENTKKVILLMADSLMAQAIDQGIREHELPAFKFLINHGQYYKDLVSSFPTMSVTIDSSLLTGKYPDVHRVPGLTWYSAGDKKKINYGTGPMELLRHGINPVLTDALIHLNGSHLNRNLPTIYEDLARQGLKSGSINGLIYRGASDHKLSIPGWIQGPTSLPKEIQVKGPDFLSLGSLTNPFEGIKNLPDGITNRLGINNNFAIEAVKYLIQANKLPDFLFVYLPDLDRELHKKGPTELNGVKKLDQQLQSLLQTFGSPEKALKDAIIIIAGDSGMTQILPAEQNPIIDLSSMFGDARILRPGEAVSKETEIILAVNETMAYVYPLKAERSLRDVANLIKNDPRIDFIAWKEKDWINVIQGSTAKQLKFKANGNLTDAYKQSWTVKQDSEILDLRVNAAAHSLDYDQYPDVLRRLSGSLDSHPGKFLVVTAKPGYELADRSSPTHKGGGGHGSIRKMESLVPLIICGTDQKPEYLRIVDLKAYLLNLLTTGKH, from the coding sequence ATGTGGATAAAAGAGAGTCGAATTTTGCCGTCGATCTTACTATTGATCTTGATTATTGGATGCCAGAATCCGAAACCTAAAGAACAAGATTTGATGCGGATAAAATCCGCTAACAAAGAAAATACGAAGAAAGTCATTTTACTGATGGCGGACTCTTTAATGGCTCAGGCAATCGACCAAGGAATCAGAGAGCACGAGCTTCCCGCCTTTAAATTCCTGATCAATCACGGGCAATATTATAAAGACCTGGTCAGTTCTTTTCCCACGATGTCCGTTACGATCGACAGCTCGTTGCTCACCGGAAAGTATCCGGATGTTCACCGTGTGCCGGGTTTGACTTGGTATTCTGCGGGCGACAAAAAAAAAATCAATTACGGGACCGGGCCGATGGAATTGCTTAGACATGGAATTAATCCGGTGTTAACCGATGCACTAATCCATTTGAACGGGAGTCACTTAAACCGGAATTTGCCCACGATCTATGAAGATTTAGCCCGGCAAGGGTTAAAGTCCGGATCGATAAACGGCCTAATTTACCGCGGGGCATCGGATCATAAGTTATCGATTCCTGGCTGGATTCAAGGACCTACCTCTTTGCCGAAAGAAATTCAAGTGAAAGGACCGGATTTTTTGTCCTTGGGTTCGTTGACTAATCCGTTTGAAGGTATAAAAAATTTGCCCGATGGAATAACGAATCGGTTGGGAATCAATAATAATTTCGCTATAGAAGCCGTAAAATACTTGATTCAAGCCAATAAATTGCCGGATTTTTTGTTTGTTTATTTGCCCGATTTGGACCGGGAGTTACATAAGAAAGGCCCCACTGAACTAAATGGGGTCAAAAAGTTGGATCAGCAGCTTCAATCTTTGTTGCAAACGTTCGGTTCTCCGGAAAAAGCTTTGAAGGATGCGATTATTATCATTGCAGGGGACAGCGGAATGACCCAAATCCTGCCTGCTGAACAAAATCCGATCATTGATCTGTCCTCTATGTTCGGAGATGCCCGAATTTTGCGTCCGGGTGAAGCCGTATCGAAGGAGACAGAAATCATTCTGGCTGTCAATGAAACGATGGCCTATGTATATCCATTAAAAGCGGAGCGCTCCCTAAGAGATGTGGCGAATTTAATAAAAAACGATCCGCGCATTGATTTTATTGCATGGAAAGAAAAGGATTGGATTAACGTAATCCAGGGATCAACAGCCAAGCAGCTCAAGTTCAAAGCCAACGGAAACCTGACCGATGCTTATAAACAATCATGGACGGTCAAACAGGACAGTGAGATATTGGATTTAAGGGTGAATGCTGCTGCTCATTCATTGGATTACGATCAGTATCCCGATGTTCTGCGGCGATTGTCAGGCTCGCTCGATTCGCATCCAGGCAAGTTTTTAGTTGTTACGGCAAAACCGGGATATGAATTAGCGGACAGAAGTTCACCAACGCACAAAGGTGGCGGCGGTCACGGTTCCATTCGTAAAATGGAATCGCTTGTTCCCTTGATCATCTGTGGAACGGATCAAAAACCAGAATATTTACGAATTGTTGATTTAAAAGCTTATTTGCTTAACCTTTTGACTACTGGAAAACACTGA
- a CDS encoding Gfo/Idh/MocA family protein, producing the protein MRKVKVGIVGCGNISGIYFENLTGTFVNTEVYACSDLDLGRAQQAAEKYGVPHVWTTEELLASEEIEIVVNLTTPNFHFDVCKQALLAGKHVYVEKPLSLTLENGTELVRLAQEKNLFIGCAPDTFLGGGLQTCAKLIADGYIGEPVAATAFMLCHGHESWHPDPEFYYQAGGGPMFDMGPYYLTALVSLLGPAKTVCGITKTSFATRTITSEKKFGKVVDVEVPTHVAGTIEFASGAVATMITSFDVWHSTLPRIEIYGSQGTLIVPDPNTFGGPILLRPAHSTEFQEIPLIYNYAGNSRGIGVADMARCIETGDTPRANGELANHVLEIMHAFHTSSDTKRYAELTTSCEQPKLLPLGLVKGYLE; encoded by the coding sequence GTGCGTAAAGTGAAGGTGGGCATCGTCGGCTGCGGGAATATCAGCGGCATTTATTTTGAGAATTTGACCGGAACTTTTGTGAACACGGAGGTCTATGCCTGTTCTGATCTGGATCTGGGGCGGGCACAGCAGGCAGCGGAGAAATACGGAGTTCCTCATGTATGGACGACAGAGGAATTGCTTGCTTCGGAAGAGATTGAGATTGTCGTTAATCTGACCACGCCTAATTTTCATTTCGATGTGTGTAAGCAAGCTCTATTAGCCGGTAAGCATGTGTATGTCGAGAAGCCGCTGTCGCTAACGCTTGAGAATGGAACTGAGCTTGTCCGTCTGGCGCAGGAAAAGAATCTGTTCATCGGCTGTGCGCCGGACACCTTCCTCGGAGGCGGTCTGCAAACCTGCGCCAAGCTGATTGCGGATGGCTATATCGGAGAGCCGGTAGCAGCAACGGCCTTCATGCTCTGCCATGGTCATGAGAGCTGGCATCCGGACCCTGAATTCTACTATCAGGCCGGAGGCGGCCCAATGTTTGATATGGGACCGTATTATCTTACGGCTCTGGTATCTTTGCTTGGCCCGGCCAAAACTGTATGCGGCATCACCAAAACTTCTTTTGCCACACGGACGATCACCAGTGAGAAGAAGTTCGGCAAAGTGGTTGATGTAGAAGTACCTACACATGTTGCCGGAACCATCGAGTTCGCTAGCGGCGCCGTGGCAACGATGATTACCAGCTTCGATGTATGGCATAGCACGCTGCCGCGGATCGAAATCTACGGATCACAAGGCACACTGATCGTACCGGACCCTAACACCTTCGGCGGTCCGATCCTGCTGCGTCCGGCGCACAGCACGGAATTCCAGGAGATTCCGCTGATCTACAATTATGCCGGGAACAGCCGGGGCATTGGCGTAGCGGATATGGCCCGCTGCATCGAGACAGGAGACACTCCGCGCGCAAACGGCGAGCTGGCCAATCATGTGCTCGAGATCATGCATGCTTTCCATACAAGCTCCGACACCAAGCGGTATGCGGAGCTAACTACCAGCTGCGAGCAGCCGAAGCTGCTGCCGCTGGGCCTGGTCAAAGGGTATCTGGAGTAG
- the fsa gene encoding fructose-6-phosphate aldolase has product MKFFIDTANVEDIKKAYQIGVLSGVTTNPSLVAKEGVKFEDRIAEILRTVPEVESVSAEVTPDAVTAEEMIAQANELIKINNYDKNITIKLPMTLAGLEACRHLTQKGVKTNVTLIFTVNQALLAARAGATYVSPFLGRLDDISEDGVQLIVKVAELFRIHNLDAQIIAASVRHPDHVTRVAMAGAHIATIPFSLIEQISKHPLTDQGLEKFAADWKKAPQV; this is encoded by the coding sequence ATGAAATTTTTTATCGATACTGCAAATGTGGAAGACATTAAAAAAGCATACCAGATCGGAGTCCTGTCCGGAGTCACTACGAATCCGTCTCTGGTGGCCAAAGAGGGCGTGAAATTTGAAGACCGCATTGCGGAAATTCTGCGTACTGTGCCTGAGGTAGAGTCCGTATCCGCCGAGGTAACACCGGATGCCGTCACTGCGGAAGAGATGATCGCACAGGCGAACGAGCTGATCAAGATCAATAACTATGATAAAAACATTACGATCAAGCTCCCGATGACGCTCGCGGGTCTGGAGGCCTGCCGGCATCTGACTCAAAAAGGCGTGAAAACAAACGTAACGCTGATCTTCACCGTGAACCAGGCGCTTCTCGCTGCCCGTGCAGGAGCTACCTACGTATCGCCATTCCTGGGCCGTCTGGATGATATTTCGGAGGATGGGGTGCAATTGATCGTGAAGGTTGCTGAACTGTTCCGCATTCATAACCTGGATGCGCAGATTATCGCCGCTTCGGTCCGCCATCCTGACCATGTGACCCGCGTTGCCATGGCCGGTGCGCATATTGCCACCATTCCGTTCAGCCTGATCGAGCAGATCTCCAAGCATCCGCTGACCGACCAGGGGCTGGAGAAGTTCGCTGCCGACTGGAAGAAAGCGCCGCAGGTCTAA
- a CDS encoding LysR family transcriptional regulator — MSMINFELYKVFYWAAKTGSLTQAAKSLYITQPSVSHAIKQLEDNFGLTLFIRNSKGVVLTSEGVALYSYIEQSHILITQAEKQMAKLKNLDNGELRIGGSDSLFKHFLLPFIEIFHQRYPGIQIHLKHGTTPEVISYLKEGLIDLGVVRMPITDPQLEVWQGLQLQDCFIAGSHYAELKQKVLSIEELLQYPIILFSRSSRARMAITDLFQDYGYELKPKFEVGSVGLLIEFARKGLGISYVTREFVSKELEEGSLFEIKLDVQLPPAQVGLMTMRNMPLTTAASKFIELTRRD; from the coding sequence ATGTCTATGATCAATTTTGAGTTATATAAGGTTTTCTACTGGGCAGCCAAGACTGGCAGTCTGACCCAAGCCGCCAAATCCCTGTATATTACCCAGCCAAGTGTCAGTCATGCGATTAAGCAACTGGAGGACAACTTTGGTCTAACCCTCTTTATCAGGAATTCCAAGGGCGTCGTATTGACATCGGAGGGAGTCGCTCTGTACTCGTATATTGAACAGTCGCACATCCTTATCACTCAAGCCGAGAAGCAAATGGCTAAACTCAAAAACCTCGATAACGGCGAGCTGCGGATTGGTGGAAGTGATTCTCTGTTCAAGCATTTTCTACTACCATTCATCGAAATCTTTCACCAACGCTACCCCGGCATTCAGATTCATCTGAAGCACGGAACCACACCGGAAGTCATCTCATATTTAAAAGAAGGCCTCATTGATCTGGGCGTAGTGCGCATGCCGATCACCGATCCCCAGCTTGAGGTGTGGCAGGGGCTTCAGTTACAGGACTGCTTTATTGCGGGCAGCCACTATGCCGAGCTGAAGCAGAAGGTGCTCTCTATCGAAGAGTTGCTTCAGTACCCCATCATCCTCTTCTCCCGTAGCAGCCGTGCTCGTATGGCGATTACGGACTTGTTCCAAGACTACGGATATGAGCTAAAGCCAAAATTTGAGGTGGGCAGCGTTGGTCTGCTAATCGAATTTGCCCGAAAAGGACTCGGCATTTCTTACGTAACCCGCGAATTCGTCTCCAAGGAGCTGGAGGAAGGCTCTCTCTTTGAGATAAAGCTGGACGTTCAGCTCCCCCCGGCTCAGGTTGGCCTGATGACCATGCGTAACATGCCGTTGACGACCGCAGCCAGCAAGTTTATCGAGCTTACGAGGAGAGACTGA